A stretch of the uncultured Cohaesibacter sp. genome encodes the following:
- a CDS encoding iron-containing alcohol dehydrogenase, translated as MKNFDFRNPTHILFGKGRIADLKDQVPADAKVLVIYGGGSAERTGVLAQVREALSGHSLVEFSGIEPNPRFETALKAVELIGKEDITFLLAVGGGSVIDATKFIAAAALYDGDPWEILTSHGAVVKGAMPFGTVLTLPATASEMNSGSVITNAEKGAKLPFMSAHCYPVFSVLDPEVTYSLPPRQIANGVADAFVHIIEQYLTYPSEAHVQDGFAETLLRTLIDLGPKALETPKDYDVRANLMWTATLALNGLIGAGVPQDWASHMIGHEITALNDTDHARTLAVVLPSLMNDQRGPKREKLLQYAANVWDIRTGSDDERIDAAIDATRGFFESIGIKTRLGDYDVAAPEIDRIVAALKDHGMTALGEHGAITPNDARRILEAAQ; from the coding sequence ATGAAAAATTTCGATTTTCGCAATCCCACGCATATCCTGTTTGGCAAGGGCCGTATCGCGGATCTGAAAGATCAGGTTCCTGCTGACGCCAAGGTTCTTGTCATCTATGGCGGGGGAAGCGCTGAACGGACCGGCGTTCTGGCTCAGGTGCGTGAAGCACTGTCTGGTCACTCTTTGGTAGAATTCAGCGGGATCGAACCGAACCCCCGTTTTGAAACCGCGCTGAAAGCGGTTGAACTTATCGGCAAGGAAGACATAACATTCCTTCTCGCTGTCGGCGGTGGGTCTGTCATCGACGCCACCAAATTCATCGCGGCTGCGGCGCTTTACGACGGCGATCCTTGGGAAATCCTGACCTCGCACGGCGCTGTCGTGAAAGGCGCCATGCCGTTCGGGACTGTGTTGACACTGCCCGCCACAGCTTCGGAAATGAATTCCGGCTCGGTGATCACCAACGCTGAAAAGGGTGCCAAGCTTCCCTTCATGAGCGCCCATTGCTATCCGGTCTTTTCGGTTCTTGACCCAGAGGTTACCTACTCCCTGCCCCCACGCCAGATCGCCAACGGTGTTGCGGATGCCTTTGTTCATATTATCGAACAATATCTCACCTACCCGTCTGAAGCTCATGTTCAGGATGGCTTTGCAGAAACCCTGCTGCGCACCCTCATTGATCTTGGGCCAAAAGCGCTTGAAACGCCCAAGGACTATGATGTTCGTGCCAACCTGATGTGGACGGCGACGCTGGCGCTCAATGGCCTGATCGGCGCAGGGGTTCCTCAGGACTGGGCAAGCCACATGATCGGGCATGAGATTACCGCGCTCAACGACACCGATCACGCCCGCACCCTGGCAGTTGTGTTGCCATCCCTGATGAATGATCAGCGCGGCCCGAAACGCGAGAAATTGCTGCAATATGCTGCCAATGTTTGGGACATTCGCACCGGATCCGACGATGAACGGATCGACGCCGCAATCGATGCCACCCGCGGATTTTTTGAGTCCATCGGCATCAAGACACGGCTGGGTGACTATGACGTTGCAGCGCCGGAAATTGATCGCATTGTCGCTGCCTTGAAGGACCATGGCATGACCGCACTTGGCGAACATGGTGCAATCACTCCCAATGATGCCCGGCGCATTCTTGAAGCGGCCCAATAA
- a CDS encoding type 1 glutamine amidotransferase domain-containing protein: protein MKILMVLTSHDTLGNSGKKTGFWLEEFAAPYYVFKDAGADITLASPKGGQPPLDPSSDTSDAQTDDTRRFKKDNDAQKHLAHTLKLSDVSEDGFDAVFYPGGHGPLWDLAEDADSKRLIEAFAGADLPVGAVCHAPAVFRHTQGKDGKPLVSGRRVTGFTNSEEEAVGLTDVVPFLVEDMLKANDGVYEKGPDWGSFVLRDGKLVTGQNPASSAAAAQEILALLK, encoded by the coding sequence ATGAAAATTCTAATGGTACTCACATCGCACGATACCCTCGGGAACTCTGGCAAGAAAACCGGCTTCTGGCTGGAAGAATTTGCGGCTCCCTACTATGTTTTCAAAGATGCTGGCGCCGATATCACATTGGCCTCGCCCAAAGGTGGTCAGCCGCCCCTTGATCCCAGCAGCGACACCTCGGACGCACAAACGGATGACACCCGCCGTTTCAAGAAAGACAACGACGCGCAGAAGCATCTCGCCCACACGCTGAAGCTATCGGACGTGAGCGAAGACGGGTTTGACGCCGTTTTTTATCCGGGTGGCCATGGCCCCTTGTGGGATCTTGCTGAAGACGCAGACAGCAAGCGATTGATCGAAGCCTTTGCCGGTGCGGACCTCCCTGTTGGTGCAGTCTGTCACGCTCCTGCCGTGTTCCGCCACACCCAAGGCAAGGACGGCAAACCGCTTGTGTCTGGCCGCCGGGTGACAGGCTTTACAAATAGCGAAGAAGAGGCCGTTGGCCTGACCGACGTCGTGCCGTTCCTGGTTGAAGATATGCTCAAGGCAAATGACGGCGTTTATGAAAAAGGCCCGGATTGGGGCAGCTTCGTTCTGCGGGATGGCAAGCTTGTCACGGGTCAGAACCCAGCGTCATCGGCGGCCGCCGCGCAAGAGATCTTGGCGTTGCTGAAATAG
- a CDS encoding GumC family protein yields the protein MVHPDMESNSANFADDVRKLLFLIKRSARVITVCVALSVLLGVAYLWYATPKYVSSAEILIDPRPRQQTQDGAAPTGLGTSSAGADIALVQSQIGVIGSRSALNALINEFDLLDDEEFGNANGQPSRLTSLIKSVIYGPSYASRGTRSPHDRALEKLGKAVKVERAGNTYIIVISVESNSAQKSADLANGLVKIYQGNLQSRASRSNAETASAIEARLDGLQKDYVEARRAVEVFRSKNKLVGAQSLPINEQQLRDLTSQLTQASFETRNAKEALEQTNRLATEKVGVGISNNALSSTVVDGLRNSYQNALNQKVSLSVSLGPKHPQMLALDERIANIESSLRSEYRRMSLKAKSEYEAARNKEASLQSLLNSFEQKQTVANAATVQLEELEKIAAAKSRLYQNLLERALKIREQVVLPASTVQILAPAEAPSTPAKPRFVITILLAAILGAVVGVMLFLLGEIKRIMGPTPKGRDRQSRRKEEMVSANTVSIAAVASTPKTQSQSTGNLAYSSPAPRNQARRPMPPFPRQSSNRA from the coding sequence ATGGTGCATCCCGATATGGAAAGTAATAGCGCAAATTTTGCGGATGACGTCAGAAAGCTCCTGTTTCTTATAAAACGGAGTGCTCGGGTCATTACAGTTTGTGTTGCCCTCTCTGTTTTGCTTGGAGTGGCCTACTTATGGTATGCGACACCAAAATATGTTTCATCAGCGGAAATTCTAATCGACCCGCGCCCTCGTCAGCAAACGCAGGATGGCGCCGCCCCAACTGGGCTTGGAACATCATCTGCGGGTGCGGATATTGCTTTGGTGCAAAGTCAGATCGGCGTGATTGGGTCCCGGTCAGCGTTGAATGCCCTGATCAACGAGTTTGATTTGCTCGATGATGAGGAATTCGGCAATGCCAATGGTCAGCCTAGCCGCCTCACAAGCTTAATCAAATCTGTAATTTATGGCCCGAGTTACGCAAGCCGTGGCACCAGATCTCCGCATGACCGAGCGTTGGAAAAGCTTGGCAAAGCGGTGAAAGTGGAACGGGCAGGCAATACCTACATCATCGTTATCAGCGTCGAAAGCAATTCGGCGCAGAAGTCTGCCGACCTTGCCAATGGTCTGGTCAAGATCTACCAGGGGAACCTTCAGTCACGGGCAAGCAGAAGCAATGCCGAGACGGCTTCAGCCATCGAAGCACGCCTTGACGGCTTGCAAAAGGACTATGTGGAAGCGCGCCGCGCAGTCGAAGTGTTCCGGTCCAAAAACAAATTGGTCGGTGCCCAGAGCCTGCCGATAAATGAGCAACAATTAAGGGATTTGACGAGCCAGCTTACCCAGGCGTCCTTTGAAACCCGAAATGCAAAAGAGGCCCTTGAACAAACCAATCGACTTGCCACTGAAAAAGTCGGCGTCGGCATCTCTAATAATGCTCTTAGTTCAACAGTGGTCGACGGATTGCGAAACAGCTACCAAAATGCGTTGAACCAGAAAGTTTCTTTGTCGGTTTCCTTGGGGCCAAAGCATCCTCAGATGCTGGCGCTTGATGAGCGAATTGCCAATATCGAAAGCTCTTTGCGGTCTGAATATAGACGCATGTCTCTTAAGGCCAAAAGCGAGTATGAGGCGGCACGAAACAAGGAAGCGTCACTCCAATCTCTCCTGAATAGTTTTGAGCAAAAACAAACAGTTGCCAATGCTGCGACCGTGCAGCTTGAAGAGTTGGAAAAAATTGCAGCAGCCAAATCGCGGCTTTATCAGAATTTGTTGGAACGCGCGCTCAAGATCCGTGAGCAGGTTGTGCTGCCAGCGAGCACCGTTCAAATTCTTGCGCCTGCGGAAGCACCATCCACGCCAGCAAAACCCCGCTTCGTGATCACGATCTTGTTGGCCGCCATATTGGGGGCCGTGGTAGGTGTGATGCTGTTTCTGTTGGGAGAGATCAAAAGGATCATGGGCCCAACGCCAAAAGGCCGGGATCGCCAGTCTCGCAGAAAAGAGGAAATGGTGTCCGCGAACACTGTTTCCATTGCTGCCGTCGCGTCCACCCCTAAAACGCAATCGCAGTCCACTGGCAATCTTGCTTATTCCTCCCCTGCCCCGAGGAACCAGGCTCGAAGACCAATGCCGCCATTTCCGCGCCAGAGTAGTAATCGTGCGTAA
- a CDS encoding UDP-glucuronic acid decarboxylase family protein — MFKKVVVTGGAGFVGSHLVKALLEQGHSVVSVDNFCTGRAENHKDYLNHDNFKLIEHDVCDPLELEADQIYHLACPASPVHYQADHVKTLQTSFLGMMNLLDLAKQNKARILQASTSEVYGDPLEHPQAESYLGNTNCFGERACYDEGKRAGEALCYAYQKEFGLEVRIARIFNTYGPSMQINDGRVVSNFIVQALENKPITIYGDGSQTRSFCYVSDLVDGLIRLMNSDVSVPVNLGNQHEFTILEAAELIIELTGSKSVIERRPLPSDDPKVRCPNTAKAKRELGWVPNVSFREGLETTISYFDQRLSDPKPVLTMLNGDRPNGATYSREPRIFVSKPAV, encoded by the coding sequence ATGTTCAAAAAGGTAGTTGTGACTGGAGGAGCTGGTTTTGTTGGAAGTCACCTTGTAAAGGCACTTCTGGAACAAGGTCATAGCGTCGTCAGTGTTGACAATTTTTGTACGGGGCGTGCGGAAAATCACAAGGATTATCTGAACCACGATAATTTCAAACTGATAGAGCATGATGTTTGCGATCCTCTCGAATTGGAAGCTGATCAGATTTATCATTTGGCCTGCCCGGCATCGCCGGTTCACTATCAGGCAGACCATGTCAAAACGCTGCAAACATCGTTTTTGGGAATGATGAATCTGCTGGATCTTGCAAAGCAGAACAAAGCTCGGATTCTACAAGCGTCGACCAGCGAGGTTTATGGCGATCCGCTTGAGCATCCTCAAGCCGAAAGCTATTTGGGCAACACCAATTGCTTTGGTGAGCGGGCCTGCTATGACGAGGGCAAACGCGCTGGCGAGGCTCTTTGCTACGCCTATCAGAAAGAATTTGGTTTGGAGGTGCGCATTGCTCGCATCTTCAACACTTACGGCCCGTCCATGCAAATCAATGATGGCCGCGTTGTGTCCAACTTCATTGTGCAGGCACTTGAGAACAAGCCGATCACAATTTATGGCGACGGCAGCCAGACACGCTCCTTCTGTTACGTTTCTGACCTTGTTGATGGTTTGATCCGGTTGATGAACAGCGATGTGTCGGTGCCGGTCAACCTTGGCAATCAGCACGAATTCACAATTCTTGAGGCTGCTGAACTCATCATCGAATTGACCGGTTCCAAGTCTGTGATCGAAAGACGGCCATTGCCGTCAGACGATCCAAAGGTTCGCTGCCCGAATACTGCAAAAGCAAAACGAGAGCTCGGCTGGGTTCCGAATGTCAGTTTCAGAGAGGGTCTGGAAACGACGATTTCCTATTTCGATCAAAGGCTGTCAGATCCGAAACCCGTGCTCACCATGTTGAACGGAGACCGTCCAAACGGTGCAACTTACTCCAGAGAGCCTCGCATATTTGTGAGTAAGCCAGCGGTGTAA
- a CDS encoding endo-1,4-beta-xylanase: protein MISRRSFLSTALIGCSVAAGVPMGAIASTHSPALSELARAKGLFFGSAVTSDQVTDSDAYAKLLFDQCDVWTPEWELKWGDIEMRLGDRDYSRPDKIVSIAKGANKRVRGHTLLWHAQLPEWVENLGQTWHWQHLVVPWLRETVAHYRSSIFQWDVINEPVEPEDGQPDHLRNNPFLKMIGSAYIREAFDIAHAGAPDAKLYLNEYDLIYDDKRQALRRLAILRLIEKLLSQDVPLHGLGLQAHLNVQFQYSEPVFRRFLDEIEAFGLEVSFTELDVREAHHLKGSLAYRRQRAADEVKKILQPALDYSMVRGVVTWSLSDRESWYRRYLHIKGNQGLPFDDTLAPAPMYDVLANLFDHAQERQSV from the coding sequence ATGATTTCGCGTCGATCTTTTCTAAGCACAGCATTGATTGGTTGTTCGGTTGCTGCGGGCGTTCCGATGGGGGCGATTGCCTCAACGCATTCCCCTGCGCTGAGCGAACTGGCCAGAGCGAAGGGACTGTTCTTTGGCAGCGCGGTGACGAGCGATCAAGTCACAGATTCCGATGCATATGCCAAGCTCCTGTTTGATCAATGTGATGTCTGGACACCCGAATGGGAGTTGAAATGGGGCGATATTGAAATGCGGCTGGGCGATAGAGATTACAGTCGTCCGGATAAAATCGTTTCGATCGCCAAAGGCGCAAACAAACGAGTGCGTGGGCATACCTTGCTTTGGCATGCGCAGCTTCCCGAATGGGTCGAGAATTTGGGGCAGACCTGGCATTGGCAACATTTGGTGGTGCCATGGCTGAGGGAAACTGTTGCGCACTATAGAAGCTCTATATTTCAATGGGATGTGATCAACGAGCCAGTCGAGCCAGAGGATGGTCAACCTGATCACTTGCGCAACAACCCGTTCCTCAAAATGATCGGGAGCGCCTATATTCGCGAGGCTTTTGACATTGCCCATGCTGGTGCACCGGATGCAAAGTTGTATCTCAATGAGTATGACCTGATCTATGACGACAAAAGACAGGCACTGCGTCGATTGGCAATTCTGCGTTTGATCGAGAAATTGCTATCGCAAGATGTTCCCCTGCATGGCCTTGGTCTGCAAGCCCATCTCAATGTGCAATTTCAATATAGCGAGCCGGTCTTTCGCCGGTTTTTGGACGAGATCGAGGCATTCGGACTTGAGGTGAGCTTTACAGAGCTGGATGTGCGTGAAGCGCACCATCTTAAAGGGTCCCTTGCTTACCGTCGCCAACGCGCGGCAGATGAAGTGAAAAAGATACTGCAGCCAGCATTGGATTATTCGATGGTACGCGGTGTTGTCACATGGAGCTTGTCTGATCGCGAAAGCTGGTATCGCCGATACCTCCATATCAAGGGCAATCAGGGCTTGCCATTTGATGACACGCTTGCACCGGCTCCGATGTATGACGTGTTGGCAAACCTGTTTGATCACGCACAGGAGCGCCAAAGTGTCTAA
- a CDS encoding sugar transferase, which translates to MTCWQTCLITHRSAKVSNLSSSDEIRPRHSVATLPHDLLVGVSARQLVIKRIIDVLGSFIGLVILGPLLFIPIALIIKLDSPGPVFYRQMRNGWNGTFTILKFRSMTAAASKSEFKQAVAGDARITRVGAYLRRYNIDELPQLWNVFVGDMSLVGPRPHPIALDEKYSASIPGFFKRYCLRPGLSGWAQIHGLRGETSTLEQMANRVRYDQEYIANWSLKLDLFILIRTVFSKKAYDNAH; encoded by the coding sequence ATGACGTGTTGGCAAACCTGTTTGATCACGCACAGGAGCGCCAAAGTGTCTAATCTTAGTTCCTCAGATGAAATCAGGCCACGGCATTCCGTTGCTACGCTTCCTCACGATCTGCTTGTAGGTGTAAGCGCCAGACAATTGGTCATCAAACGCATTATTGATGTTTTGGGATCTTTTATCGGGCTCGTGATATTGGGTCCCCTCCTCTTCATTCCCATCGCGCTTATAATTAAACTCGATAGTCCGGGACCGGTTTTCTACCGGCAAATGCGCAATGGCTGGAATGGGACATTTACAATTCTCAAATTCAGATCCATGACCGCGGCAGCAAGCAAATCCGAGTTCAAGCAGGCAGTCGCTGGCGATGCCCGCATCACGCGGGTTGGAGCCTATTTGCGTCGGTACAATATCGATGAGTTGCCGCAATTGTGGAATGTGTTTGTGGGCGACATGTCGCTCGTTGGCCCTCGACCTCATCCCATTGCTCTAGATGAAAAATACTCTGCGAGCATTCCCGGCTTTTTCAAGCGCTATTGCTTGCGTCCCGGTTTGTCCGGTTGGGCGCAAATTCATGGTTTAAGAGGCGAGACCTCGACCTTGGAGCAAATGGCCAACCGGGTTCGATATGATCAAGAATATATCGCCAACTGGAGTCTGAAACTCGATCTTTTCATTTTGATTAGAACAGTGTTTTCCAAGAAGGCATATGACAATGCCCATTGA
- a CDS encoding polysaccharide deacetylase family protein: MTMPIEMRQRLILCLHSVGAEPPATKEEANYWLRLDEFIPLFDQLDASASASASANGFELEITCDDGFRSDYDDLLPWLLERGLHATFFIPTHFIGRSDRVTSAEIREIHAAGMEIGSHGLDHVDWCTISQSQLRAEVFDSKAELEDLVGSEVCKAAPPFGSYNRTVCRTLKKAGYKTIYTCDGRFGGSFGSLRCRQAVQGGVHLEKLLQLAADGPTVKDRIRQLYHLAKV, translated from the coding sequence ATGACAATGCCCATTGAAATGCGTCAGCGCCTTATCTTGTGCCTGCACAGTGTTGGAGCTGAACCTCCAGCAACAAAAGAAGAGGCAAACTATTGGCTGCGCCTTGATGAATTCATCCCACTGTTCGACCAACTGGATGCCAGTGCCAGTGCCAGTGCCAGTGCAAATGGTTTCGAACTCGAAATTACCTGTGATGATGGCTTTCGCAGTGATTATGACGACCTGTTGCCTTGGCTGCTGGAGCGCGGCTTGCATGCAACATTTTTTATCCCAACCCATTTTATTGGCCGTTCTGATCGCGTGACATCGGCTGAAATACGCGAAATCCATGCAGCTGGGATGGAAATTGGTTCGCACGGCCTGGATCACGTCGATTGGTGTACTATCAGCCAATCTCAGCTCCGCGCGGAAGTCTTTGATAGCAAAGCTGAGCTTGAGGATTTGGTGGGGAGTGAGGTCTGCAAAGCTGCTCCGCCCTTTGGCTCCTACAATCGCACGGTCTGTCGCACGCTCAAGAAGGCTGGATATAAGACAATCTATACATGCGATGGTCGCTTTGGCGGCTCGTTTGGGTCATTGCGCTGCCGACAGGCTGTTCAGGGCGGGGTGCACTTGGAAAAGCTCTTGCAGCTTGCCGCTGATGGGCCGACTGTCAAAGACCGAATTCGCCAACTCTATCATCTTGCAAAAGTGTAA
- a CDS encoding O-antigen ligase family protein has product MMKHSEALPDTYRSKIAAGIPGLVFAYLAIIWPLIAWTHPATIDLVTGLVAEQSVDYPINKVFYPLVLCLTLILYGLEWPKWNRIDGFALVIFATVLIYFCITSIWALVPDHSIKQSVLLVLSLVCVMLASKVSQRADRILLVLFWICCLAALLNLLAVLFTPPTPIGHRGIYPHKNNLGYFASLFLFFGLFGIWNRPTRLFGLLLAIVAVFLIYKSQSKTSLALALSAPFIALFLSIMTRKLHLSMMGSVILVLVLFAVGILSLAGLGVTLSDISMVAAGEPTFTGRTGVWDFAIQEFQKRPILGYGYHSFWKIGDLSPAHGAPFGFVQIAGHGHNGYIDLALETGLVGLVLFLLLLSIAFWRNGHLDRLFPSHAFLVSCILVYSVLQNLLETNWLQSLDPSSVILVIVIFAAPTRFTRSRQ; this is encoded by the coding sequence ATGATGAAGCATAGTGAAGCTTTGCCCGACACTTACCGATCCAAAATAGCCGCCGGTATTCCGGGTCTGGTTTTTGCCTACCTTGCCATCATTTGGCCCCTCATCGCATGGACCCATCCGGCCACCATTGATTTGGTGACGGGTTTGGTTGCAGAGCAGAGTGTCGACTATCCCATAAACAAGGTGTTTTATCCTCTGGTCCTCTGCCTGACGCTCATTCTGTATGGTCTGGAATGGCCAAAATGGAATCGCATTGATGGGTTTGCCTTGGTCATATTCGCTACAGTGCTTATCTATTTTTGCATAACCAGCATTTGGGCACTGGTGCCCGACCACTCGATCAAGCAATCGGTGTTGCTCGTCCTGTCGCTTGTTTGTGTCATGCTCGCCAGCAAGGTGTCTCAACGGGCAGACCGCATCTTGCTCGTTCTGTTCTGGATTTGCTGTCTGGCTGCATTGTTGAACTTGCTAGCGGTTCTATTCACCCCTCCGACACCGATCGGCCATCGTGGCATTTACCCGCACAAAAACAATCTGGGCTATTTTGCCTCCTTGTTTTTGTTTTTCGGATTGTTTGGAATTTGGAACAGACCCACACGGCTTTTCGGTCTGCTTTTGGCCATAGTGGCTGTCTTCCTGATTTACAAAAGTCAGTCAAAAACATCGCTTGCATTGGCTCTGAGTGCCCCTTTCATTGCCCTGTTTTTGTCCATCATGACCAGAAAGCTCCACCTTTCTATGATGGGAAGTGTCATTTTGGTTCTTGTGCTGTTTGCTGTCGGCATCTTATCTCTTGCTGGGTTGGGCGTAACCTTGTCCGACATTTCCATGGTGGCCGCAGGGGAGCCAACCTTTACCGGGCGAACCGGTGTTTGGGATTTTGCCATTCAGGAGTTTCAGAAGCGACCGATCCTTGGATATGGATATCATTCATTCTGGAAAATTGGAGACTTGTCCCCAGCCCATGGCGCGCCTTTTGGATTTGTTCAGATCGCCGGTCACGGGCATAACGGCTATATCGATTTGGCTTTGGAAACGGGACTTGTTGGGTTGGTGCTGTTTTTATTGTTGCTCAGCATCGCATTCTGGCGAAATGGTCATCTTGATCGGCTGTTCCCAAGCCATGCCTTTCTGGTTTCGTGTATTTTGGTCTATTCGGTTTTGCAAAATTTACTTGAAACGAACTGGCTGCAATCGTTGGATCCCAGCTCTGTCATTCTCGTGATTGTGATATTTGCTGCACCAACTCGGTTTACAAGGAGCCGTCAATGA
- a CDS encoding glycosyltransferase, which produces MTIASICVASIGRDHLFVTIESVEKAIAHSGVEAEIIIADDSKTGAVGKLIGQRAGCSILQVAAGNVSKARNACLDAATGRWIIFVDDDEYVAEDWLSEFIAATKRHDAEVILAPVYHNYPESTPAWFRAADPLFDDWHWSDDGRLSEIGRTGNTLVCRAFIETNALRFDPAFGKTGGEDHDFFHRLRDLGGRMVVIDKAKAWEEVPLSRCNAAYMLKRSRIQGTSHARVMLARASFIKRFMFMVDAAAKLVASALLTLAALLSGRKHMLFWGMKAALNCGKILGALGVARRISWHPGQH; this is translated from the coding sequence ATGACGATCGCGTCTATTTGTGTTGCAAGTATTGGACGCGACCATCTGTTTGTGACGATTGAGAGTGTGGAGAAAGCAATTGCCCATTCTGGCGTTGAGGCTGAAATCATCATCGCAGATGACAGCAAGACCGGAGCTGTGGGAAAGCTGATTGGACAGCGGGCGGGCTGCTCAATCCTGCAGGTTGCCGCTGGCAACGTATCCAAAGCGCGCAATGCCTGTCTTGACGCGGCAACGGGTCGGTGGATCATCTTTGTTGATGACGATGAATATGTGGCGGAAGACTGGCTGTCGGAATTCATCGCCGCCACAAAGCGTCATGATGCAGAGGTCATACTTGCGCCCGTCTATCACAATTACCCCGAAAGCACCCCGGCTTGGTTTCGGGCCGCGGATCCCCTTTTTGATGATTGGCATTGGTCAGACGATGGCAGACTGAGCGAGATTGGCCGAACTGGTAACACGTTGGTTTGCCGAGCCTTTATCGAAACGAATGCTCTCCGGTTTGATCCTGCCTTTGGCAAAACGGGTGGAGAAGATCACGACTTTTTTCATCGGCTGCGCGATCTGGGCGGGCGGATGGTCGTGATCGATAAAGCCAAGGCATGGGAAGAGGTCCCTCTTTCTCGCTGCAACGCCGCCTATATGCTCAAGCGCAGCAGAATACAGGGCACAAGTCACGCAAGGGTCATGCTCGCGCGCGCTTCATTCATTAAGCGCTTTATGTTTATGGTAGATGCGGCCGCAAAACTGGTCGCGTCAGCCTTGCTCACCCTCGCGGCCCTCCTGTCAGGGCGCAAGCATATGTTGTTCTGGGGCATGAAAGCCGCTTTGAACTGCGGGAAAATCCTTGGCGCTCTTGGCGTAGCAAGAAGGATAAGCTGGCATCCGGGTCAACATTAG
- a CDS encoding GNAT family N-acetyltransferase has translation MTRAIISSDLVASNLKIRFASRFDDVESDWKQLESKAILSAFHSFFAMRVILETAAKRHSIVIATISIKGDPDPIAIFPFVKRRKNGLSVLTLIDEEIVDYGFAAIDETRVGPESIDLILNFLSRNLPCDYFYINKVPQSVCGGDNALVHAKNMRRLPLSSWCILPDGDYDTFANQNHSKSIRVSTGRRKRKLSRETDRHVEIKIGEQVTDENLNDFYEMRRIWARQRGWTDILASPDWQEAYRALSQPDPSATQLWWARLSVNGTDVAMLVGLVFKHHMLALFPASIESEWDKYAPGIQLFDETMRHFFGAGYKVYDFSIGDLPYKAGFGATCNPLFDAVYPCSLLGKLYFQFWKLKACLRNDPKVRKILAYVRK, from the coding sequence ATGACCCGAGCGATCATTTCAAGTGACTTAGTTGCAAGCAATCTGAAAATCCGGTTTGCGTCGCGCTTTGACGATGTTGAGAGCGATTGGAAACAGCTTGAATCCAAGGCGATCCTGAGTGCTTTCCATTCCTTTTTCGCAATGCGGGTCATCCTAGAAACCGCAGCCAAGAGACATTCGATTGTAATCGCCACAATCAGCATCAAAGGCGATCCTGACCCAATTGCAATCTTCCCGTTTGTGAAAAGGCGAAAGAATGGTCTGTCGGTTCTGACGCTCATAGATGAAGAGATCGTCGACTACGGCTTTGCTGCCATCGATGAAACGAGGGTAGGGCCGGAGTCCATCGACCTGATCCTCAACTTCCTGTCCCGAAACCTGCCTTGCGACTATTTCTATATCAACAAGGTTCCGCAATCCGTTTGTGGAGGGGATAATGCTCTGGTCCATGCAAAGAACATGCGTCGTTTGCCTCTGTCCTCATGGTGCATTTTACCTGACGGCGATTACGATACTTTCGCCAACCAAAACCACTCAAAAAGCATCAGGGTTTCGACCGGTCGCAGAAAACGCAAACTGAGCCGCGAAACGGATCGCCATGTGGAAATCAAGATTGGCGAACAGGTGACAGACGAAAATCTGAATGATTTTTATGAAATGCGCCGCATTTGGGCACGCCAAAGAGGTTGGACTGATATATTGGCCAGCCCCGATTGGCAGGAGGCCTACAGGGCACTGTCTCAACCAGACCCGTCCGCAACACAGCTATGGTGGGCCCGTTTGAGTGTGAATGGAACGGATGTTGCCATGCTGGTTGGCTTGGTTTTCAAGCATCACATGCTGGCGTTGTTTCCGGCCTCTATCGAGAGCGAATGGGACAAATACGCCCCCGGGATCCAGCTTTTTGATGAAACCATGCGGCACTTTTTTGGCGCTGGCTATAAAGTCTATGATTTCTCAATCGGTGATTTGCCATACAAGGCCGGCTTTGGCGCAACATGCAACCCTCTCTTTGATGCGGTTTATCCATGCTCGCTGTTGGGCAAATTGTATTTCCAGTTTTGGAAACTCAAAGCATGTCTGCGCAACGATCCAAAGGTTCGAAAGATACTCGCCTACGTGCGTAAGTGA